A genomic window from Caballeronia sp. SBC1 includes:
- the cyoD gene encoding cytochrome o ubiquinol oxidase subunit IV produces MANAHSIDTGAGHGSVRSYVIGFVLSVVLTAAAFGLVMQQALGPTESVIAIAVLAFIQILVHLVFFLHMNTSSSQRWNLLSLGFAVLVAVILIGGTLWVLHNVGAHMMSR; encoded by the coding sequence ATGGCAAACGCACATTCAATCGATACCGGCGCGGGCCACGGCAGCGTGCGCTCGTATGTCATTGGCTTCGTCCTGTCGGTCGTGCTCACGGCCGCCGCTTTTGGACTGGTCATGCAGCAAGCGTTGGGGCCGACAGAGTCGGTCATCGCCATCGCCGTGCTCGCGTTTATCCAGATCCTCGTGCATCTGGTGTTTTTCCTGCATATGAACACGTCTTCATCGCAGCGATGGAACCTGCTCTCGCTCGGATTCGCCGTGCTGGTGGCGGTGATTCTGATCGGCGGGACGTTGTGGGTGCTGCATAACGTCGGCGCGCACATGATGTCGCGCTAA
- a CDS encoding LysE/ArgO family amino acid transporter — protein sequence MTTAVFLSGAGLGASLIIAIGAQNAFVLRQGLKRRHVGWVVFICALIDVLLIGLGIAGMGALIARAPVLLGVIRWAGAMFLLLYGLRAFHAAWKGPGHLHAENGESQTALKAISTVLALSLLNPHVYLDTVVLLGGIGARYGWPGNAWFAAGAMCSSIIWFTALGYGARLLQPLFEKDISWRVLDVIVGIVMWWIAAALIVSR from the coding sequence ATGACGACAGCAGTTTTTCTATCCGGCGCCGGGCTTGGCGCAAGTCTGATTATCGCGATTGGTGCTCAAAACGCTTTTGTGTTGCGGCAAGGCTTGAAACGGCGGCACGTGGGCTGGGTCGTTTTTATCTGCGCGCTGATCGACGTATTGCTGATCGGGTTGGGTATTGCCGGGATGGGGGCGCTCATCGCGCGAGCGCCAGTGCTGCTTGGGGTGATTCGATGGGCGGGAGCGATGTTTCTGCTCTTGTACGGCTTGCGGGCTTTTCACGCGGCGTGGAAGGGACCGGGGCATTTGCACGCCGAGAACGGTGAATCACAGACGGCGTTAAAAGCGATATCAACGGTGCTCGCTTTATCGCTGCTTAATCCGCACGTTTATCTCGATACCGTCGTGTTGCTCGGCGGCATTGGTGCACGTTACGGCTGGCCGGGGAACGCGTGGTTTGCCGCAGGGGCAATGTGCTCGTCGATCATCTGGTTCACCGCGCTTGGGTACGGTGCGCGCTTGCTCCAGCCGTTGTTCGAGAAAGATATCTCGTGGAGGGTGCTCGATGTGATCGTGGGGATTGTGATGTGGTGGATTGCCGCGGCGCTGATAGTGTCCCGATAG
- the leuA gene encoding 2-isopropylmalate synthase, with product MMRNPSEKYRPFPQVNLNGRRWPTRTIERAPIWMSTDLRDGNQALIDPMSIEAKLEFFEMLAAVGFKEIEVGFPSASQTDFDFVRKLIMEKRIPADVTIEVLVQSRRELIERTFEAVEGAPRVIVHLYNAIAPSFRKIVFAQSKEETKALAVEGTRIIKECAAARPGTHWIYQYSPETFSMTELSFSREVCDAVAQMWRPTPDHKMIVNLPATVEAAMPNVFADQIEWMDRNMSFRDSIVLSVHPHNDRGTAVAAAELAILAGADRVEGCLFGNGERTGNVDLVTLAMNLYTQGIDPGLDFSDIDGVRRVVERCNQIPVHPRHPYAGDLVFTAFSGSHQDAIRKGFAQREADTVWDLPYLPIDPADLGRSYDAVIRVNSQSGKGGATYLLERGLGFTPPRRVQIEFSHVVQKVADASGAEVSGDAICALFKREYFDAQGPASRTDASTLHFDGRHVKLPVSAVADEAHAQAIAATVASVANVAIEVTSFETTTTAKGETAVFIGCRIDDQAMRFGVAVNANAIQAVVDAIVSAVNRVSWAGSKEVESEAVAA from the coding sequence ATGATGCGCAACCCTTCCGAGAAATACCGCCCTTTCCCCCAGGTCAACCTCAACGGCCGCCGATGGCCCACTCGCACAATTGAGCGCGCGCCCATCTGGATGAGCACCGATCTGCGTGACGGCAACCAGGCGCTGATCGACCCGATGAGCATTGAAGCCAAGCTCGAATTCTTCGAGATGCTGGCGGCGGTGGGTTTCAAGGAAATCGAAGTGGGCTTTCCGTCGGCATCGCAGACGGATTTCGACTTCGTACGTAAGCTGATCATGGAAAAACGCATTCCCGCTGACGTAACCATTGAAGTGCTCGTGCAGTCGCGCCGCGAACTCATCGAGCGAACATTTGAAGCAGTGGAAGGCGCGCCCCGGGTGATCGTGCACCTGTACAACGCCATTGCACCGTCGTTTCGCAAGATCGTTTTCGCGCAATCCAAGGAAGAAACCAAGGCGCTCGCCGTGGAAGGCACGCGCATCATCAAGGAGTGCGCCGCCGCGCGCCCCGGCACGCACTGGATCTACCAGTATTCGCCGGAAACGTTCAGCATGACCGAGCTTTCGTTTTCTCGCGAAGTCTGCGACGCCGTCGCGCAAATGTGGCGCCCAACGCCCGACCACAAGATGATCGTGAATTTGCCGGCCACCGTGGAAGCGGCCATGCCGAACGTGTTCGCCGATCAGATCGAGTGGATGGATCGCAACATGAGTTTCCGCGACAGCATCGTGCTCTCTGTGCATCCGCATAACGATCGCGGCACGGCAGTCGCCGCCGCGGAACTCGCGATCCTTGCCGGCGCAGATCGCGTGGAAGGCTGCCTCTTTGGCAACGGCGAGCGCACGGGCAATGTGGATCTCGTCACGCTCGCGATGAATTTGTACACGCAGGGTATCGACCCCGGTCTGGATTTTTCGGATATCGACGGCGTACGCCGCGTGGTCGAGCGCTGCAACCAGATTCCCGTGCATCCGCGTCACCCGTACGCCGGCGATCTCGTGTTCACGGCCTTCTCCGGCTCGCATCAGGATGCCATCCGCAAGGGGTTCGCCCAGCGCGAAGCGGACACGGTGTGGGACCTGCCGTATCTCCCCATCGACCCTGCCGATCTTGGCCGCAGCTACGACGCCGTGATTCGCGTGAACAGCCAGTCGGGCAAAGGCGGCGCGACGTATCTGCTCGAACGCGGGCTGGGCTTCACGCCGCCGCGCCGCGTGCAGATCGAATTCAGCCACGTCGTGCAGAAAGTCGCCGACGCCTCCGGCGCGGAAGTCTCCGGCGATGCCATTTGCGCGTTGTTCAAGCGCGAATACTTCGACGCACAAGGGCCGGCGTCGCGGACGGATGCCTCGACCCTGCACTTCGATGGACGCCACGTGAAGCTGCCCGTCTCCGCAGTTGCCGACGAGGCGCACGCGCAGGCAATCGCTGCGACGGTAGCCAGCGTTGCGAATGTGGCGATCGAGGTGACATCGTTTGAAACCACCACGACCGCGAAGGGTGAGACGGCGGTGTTCATCGGCTGCAGGATTGACGATCAGGCGATGCGGTTCGGCGTCGCGGTGAATGCGAACGCGATTCAGGCAGTCGTCGATGCCATCGTCAGCGCGGTAAATCGCGTGAGCTGGGCCGGGAGCAAGGAAGTGGAAAGCGAAGCGGTAGCGGCGTGA
- the maiA gene encoding maleylacetoacetate isomerase, with protein sequence MKLYSYFRSSAAYRVRIALNLKGLAYEYAPIHLLRDGGQQLKPDYRELNPDGIVPTFIDGENVLTQSLAIIEYLEETHPEPPLLPGMPLDRAFIRSVALQIACEIHPVDNLRVLKYLKHTLKVGDEAKDTWYRHWLESGFESLEKRLANDSRVGTLCFGDTPTLADLCLVPQVYNARRFNLDMSRYPTIERIADHAAQIDAFARAAPGQQPDAE encoded by the coding sequence ATGAAGCTATACAGCTATTTTCGTAGCTCGGCGGCGTATCGCGTGCGGATCGCGCTGAATCTCAAAGGACTCGCCTATGAGTACGCGCCTATCCATCTTCTGCGCGACGGCGGGCAACAACTGAAGCCGGACTATCGCGAGCTGAATCCGGACGGCATCGTGCCCACGTTTATCGACGGTGAAAATGTGCTTACGCAGTCGCTTGCGATTATCGAATATCTGGAAGAGACGCATCCTGAGCCACCCTTGTTGCCGGGCATGCCATTGGATCGGGCGTTTATCCGTTCGGTCGCGCTTCAGATTGCGTGCGAGATCCATCCCGTCGACAACCTGCGCGTACTGAAGTATCTGAAGCACACGCTGAAGGTTGGCGACGAAGCGAAAGACACGTGGTACCGGCACTGGCTGGAATCGGGTTTTGAGTCGCTTGAAAAGCGGCTCGCGAACGACTCGCGCGTGGGCACGTTGTGTTTCGGCGATACTCCCACGCTCGCCGATCTGTGCCTCGTGCCGCAGGTGTACAACGCGCGACGCTTTAATCTCGATATGAGCCGTTATCCGACGATCGAACGTATCGCCGATCATGCAGCGCAAATCGATGCGTTCGCGCGTGCCGCGCCCGGACAGCAACCGGACGCCGAATGA
- a CDS encoding nuclear transport factor 2 family protein — MPAQPIDTPIEAIRELERERFRAMVDGDGELLDALLSENASYVHTNGKRETKRQFIDAIMAGRRRYRQIEIQSQDVIPGGRDTWIVYGRALLEMESKNGALLFPIAYTAIHIQVDGQWQLLAMQATRVALD; from the coding sequence ATGCCGGCACAACCTATCGATACGCCCATCGAGGCGATCCGCGAACTCGAGCGCGAGCGTTTCCGTGCGATGGTCGACGGTGACGGCGAACTGCTGGACGCGCTGCTGTCGGAGAACGCCAGCTATGTTCACACCAATGGCAAGCGCGAGACGAAGCGTCAGTTTATTGATGCGATCATGGCGGGGCGCCGGCGCTATCGGCAGATCGAGATCCAGTCGCAGGATGTGATACCGGGCGGACGGGACACGTGGATCGTTTATGGGCGCGCGTTGCTCGAGATGGAGTCGAAGAACGGCGCCTTGCTGTTTCCCATCGCGTACACGGCCATTCATATTCAGGTCGATGGGCAATGGCAGTTGCTCGCGATGCAGGCAACACGCGTGGCGCTGGATTAG
- a CDS encoding fumarylacetoacetate hydrolase family protein, with product MSHVFAPAPAVAVPVVGSGDQFPVRRIYCVGRNYEAHAREMGHDPDREPPFFFGKPADAVLYVAPGATGEFPYPSQSKNVHFEMELVAAIGKQGKDIPADKALDHVYGYALGLDMTRRDLQAEAKKLGRPWDTAKGFDHSAPLGPIHPVAKVGHLEKSAIWLTVNGEEKQRSDISQLIWSVGDTIAYLSTLFELFPGDLIFTGTPEGVGAIQKGDLMKGGVDGIGEFSVRVV from the coding sequence ATGAGTCACGTATTTGCTCCGGCACCCGCGGTCGCAGTGCCTGTCGTCGGTTCCGGCGACCAGTTTCCCGTTCGCCGGATTTATTGCGTCGGTCGGAACTACGAGGCGCATGCGCGCGAGATGGGGCACGACCCCGATCGTGAACCGCCGTTTTTCTTTGGTAAGCCCGCTGACGCCGTGCTGTACGTCGCGCCCGGTGCGACCGGCGAATTCCCGTATCCGTCGCAGTCGAAGAACGTGCACTTCGAGATGGAACTCGTGGCGGCGATCGGCAAGCAAGGCAAGGACATTCCTGCCGATAAAGCACTTGATCACGTCTACGGCTACGCGCTCGGCCTCGACATGACGCGCCGTGACTTGCAAGCCGAAGCGAAGAAGCTAGGCCGCCCGTGGGATACGGCGAAGGGCTTCGATCATTCGGCGCCGCTCGGTCCGATTCATCCGGTAGCAAAAGTTGGGCATCTGGAAAAAAGCGCGATCTGGCTCACCGTCAATGGCGAAGAGAAGCAGCGATCGGACATCTCGCAACTGATCTGGTCCGTGGGCGACACGATCGCGTATCTGTCCACGCTATTCGAGTTGTTCCCGGGCGACCTCATTTTTACCGGTACGCCTGAAGGCGTCGGCGCCATTCAGAAGGGCGACCTGATGAAGGGCGGTGTCGACGGAATCGGAGAGTTTTCCGTGCGCGTGGTCTGA
- the rpoH gene encoding RNA polymerase sigma factor RpoH yields the protein MTNAMTLPNTGHSAPAKAASAGALTFAQSSMLTGQIGNIDAYISAVNRIPMLTPSEERQYATEFRENDNLDAARQLVLSHLRLVVSIARNYLGYGLPHADLIQEGNIGLMKAVKRFDPQQNVRLVSYAMHWIKAEIHEYILRNWRTVKVATTKAQRKLFFNLRSHKTGHNAFTPGEVDSLAKELNVKREEVSEMETRLSGGDIALEGQIDDGEESYAPIAYLADSHNEPTNVLASRQFDKLQSEGLSTALESLDERSRRIVQARWLEVEDDGSGGKTLHELADEFGVSAERIRQIEASAMKKMRTALHEYA from the coding sequence GTGACCAATGCGATGACCCTCCCGAATACTGGACACTCGGCGCCGGCCAAGGCCGCTTCGGCAGGTGCGCTGACGTTTGCGCAGTCGTCCATGTTGACTGGCCAGATCGGCAACATCGACGCCTACATTTCGGCTGTCAACCGGATCCCGATGCTAACGCCGTCGGAAGAACGTCAGTACGCCACCGAATTCCGTGAGAACGACAACCTGGACGCCGCGCGTCAGCTCGTGCTGTCGCACCTGCGCCTGGTGGTATCGATTGCCCGCAATTATTTGGGTTATGGGCTACCCCACGCCGACCTGATTCAGGAAGGCAATATCGGCCTGATGAAGGCCGTGAAGCGCTTCGATCCGCAACAGAACGTGCGGCTGGTGTCGTATGCCATGCACTGGATCAAGGCTGAGATTCACGAGTACATCCTGCGCAACTGGCGCACGGTGAAAGTGGCAACCACGAAGGCGCAGCGCAAGCTGTTTTTCAACCTTCGCAGCCACAAGACCGGCCACAACGCGTTCACGCCGGGTGAGGTTGATAGCCTGGCGAAAGAACTGAACGTGAAGCGCGAGGAAGTCTCCGAGATGGAAACGCGTCTTTCAGGCGGAGACATCGCGTTGGAAGGTCAGATCGACGACGGCGAGGAATCGTATGCGCCTATCGCATATCTGGCCGACTCGCACAATGAGCCGACCAACGTGCTGGCGTCGCGTCAGTTCGACAAGCTGCAAAGCGAGGGGTTGTCGACCGCGCTCGAATCGCTCGACGAACGCAGCCGCCGGATCGTTCAGGCGCGTTGGCTCGAAGTGGAAGACGACGGCTCGGGTGGCAAGACGCTGCATGAACTTGCTGACGAGTTTGGGGTATCGGCGGAACGGATTCGCCAGATCGAAGCCAGCGCAATGAAGAAAATGCGCACGGCGCTGCACGAGTACGCTTGA
- a CDS encoding acyloxyacyl hydrolase: MQKNKSVWQKRSFYGALFGALVLASAAAHADQFGVQIAGGVADHDVRKADVGAVWDPNWTWWEIGGFHFTVVGEAHVAYWDIRESQASNPGIWEFGLTPMFRFIKSSGWFRPYVEAGVGIRLLSHVRETETRTFSSAFQFADVVGVGAQFGAHQNYQAGFRFQHLSNGGIEHPNPGINFSQIYLQYNF, translated from the coding sequence ATGCAGAAAAACAAAAGTGTCTGGCAAAAGCGCTCTTTCTACGGTGCCTTGTTTGGTGCGCTGGTCTTGGCTTCGGCCGCTGCCCACGCTGATCAGTTCGGCGTACAGATTGCCGGCGGGGTTGCCGACCATGACGTCCGGAAGGCAGATGTCGGTGCGGTCTGGGACCCCAACTGGACCTGGTGGGAAATCGGCGGTTTCCACTTCACTGTTGTGGGCGAAGCGCACGTGGCCTACTGGGATATTCGCGAAAGTCAGGCTTCGAATCCGGGCATCTGGGAATTTGGTCTCACCCCGATGTTCCGCTTCATCAAGAGTTCCGGATGGTTTCGGCCCTACGTGGAAGCCGGTGTAGGCATACGGCTCCTGTCACATGTTCGCGAGACCGAGACGCGTACCTTCTCTTCGGCCTTTCAGTTCGCCGATGTCGTGGGCGTAGGGGCTCAATTCGGCGCACATCAAAACTATCAGGCAGGCTTCCGGTTTCAGCATTTATCGAACGGCGGTATCGAACACCCGAATCCTGGTATAAATTTCAGCCAGATATATTTGCAATACAACTTCTGA
- the cyoC gene encoding cytochrome o ubiquinol oxidase subunit III gives MLQKTIPLDLQGSHDDHGASNTVLGFWVYLMTDCIIFASLFAVFAVMGHQFADGPSGKDVFELPGVMLETAILLVSSITFGFGMLAAHKGKSTALLAWLGVTFLLGAVFIVLEIHEFSMLIAQGYGPDRSAFLSAFFTLGATHGLHVTVGLIWMAVLAIQVIGNKKVTQRDLTRLTCLSLFWHFLDIVWICVFTFVYLTSVV, from the coding sequence ATGCTGCAAAAAACCATCCCACTTGATTTGCAGGGATCGCACGATGACCATGGCGCGTCGAATACCGTGCTGGGGTTCTGGGTGTACCTGATGACCGACTGCATTATCTTTGCGTCGTTGTTCGCAGTGTTCGCCGTCATGGGGCACCAGTTCGCGGACGGTCCTTCAGGTAAGGACGTGTTCGAGCTTCCGGGCGTCATGCTCGAAACAGCCATCCTGTTGGTGAGCAGTATCACGTTCGGCTTTGGCATGCTGGCCGCTCACAAGGGCAAGTCGACCGCACTGCTGGCGTGGCTCGGCGTGACGTTCTTGCTGGGTGCTGTGTTTATCGTGCTGGAAATCCACGAGTTCAGCATGCTGATCGCGCAGGGTTACGGACCCGATCGCAGTGCGTTTTTGTCGGCGTTCTTCACGCTGGGCGCAACGCACGGCTTGCACGTGACGGTCGGCCTGATCTGGATGGCGGTCCTGGCCATCCAGGTGATCGGCAACAAGAAAGTCACCCAACGCGATCTGACGCGCCTCACGTGTCTCAGCCTCTTTTGGCACTTTCTGGACATCGTGTGGATTTGCGTCTTTACCTTTGTTTATCTGACGAGCGTCGTATAA
- the ybiB gene encoding DNA-binding protein YbiB, whose product MTDRAPFPCARFIKEIGRGPNGARALTREDTYALYEAMLDNRVSDLELGAVLLAYRVKGETAAELAAMLAAAHCSFEPLHIQNGRDHARPVSIPTYNGARKQPNLTPLLAMLLARDGVPVLVHGVTTDPGRITSAAIFAELGIPESTSHDEIEDNLASRRLAFAPITVLAPKLARLLAIRRIMGVRNSTHTLVKILQPFAQPGLRLVNYTHPEYRESLTGLFTEHPDAAAGGALLARGTEGEAVADTRRQVQVDWFHDGHAETLISPERSSPDAPVVALPEALDAATTARWIETVLRGEAPIPPALARQAELIADIVRR is encoded by the coding sequence ATGACCGACAGAGCCCCTTTCCCGTGCGCCCGTTTCATCAAGGAAATCGGCCGCGGGCCGAACGGCGCGCGAGCGCTGACCCGCGAGGACACGTACGCCCTCTACGAAGCCATGCTCGACAATCGCGTCTCCGATCTCGAACTCGGCGCCGTGTTGCTCGCGTATCGGGTGAAAGGCGAGACCGCCGCAGAACTGGCTGCGATGCTGGCGGCCGCGCATTGCTCGTTCGAACCGTTGCATATCCAGAACGGCCGCGACCACGCACGCCCTGTCTCGATCCCCACGTACAACGGCGCGCGCAAGCAGCCGAACCTCACCCCGCTGCTCGCGATGCTGCTCGCGCGGGACGGTGTGCCCGTGCTCGTGCATGGCGTAACGACTGACCCAGGGCGCATAACGAGCGCCGCGATTTTCGCCGAGCTGGGCATTCCGGAATCCACCTCCCACGATGAAATCGAGGACAACCTCGCCTCTCGGCGGCTGGCGTTCGCGCCGATCACCGTGCTCGCGCCCAAGCTCGCGCGCCTGCTCGCGATCCGGCGGATCATGGGCGTGAGAAATTCCACGCATACGCTGGTCAAGATCCTGCAACCGTTCGCGCAACCCGGTTTGCGGCTGGTGAACTACACGCATCCGGAGTATCGCGAGAGCCTGACGGGACTGTTCACCGAGCATCCCGATGCAGCCGCTGGCGGCGCCCTGCTCGCACGCGGGACAGAGGGCGAAGCGGTCGCGGACACGCGCCGGCAAGTGCAGGTGGACTGGTTCCACGACGGCCACGCGGAAACGCTCATATCGCCCGAGCGCTCCTCGCCGGACGCGCCCGTGGTGGCGTTGCCCGAGGCTCTCGATGCCGCGACCACCGCCCGTTGGATCGAAACCGTGCTGCGCGGTGAAGCGCCTATCCCGCCCGCGCTCGCGCGTCAGGCGGAGTTGATTGCGGATATCGTCAGGCGGTAG
- the ftsY gene encoding signal recognition particle-docking protein FtsY, translating to MTQAPPASAIPLPASPAAATTPEAKPYWQGRTASQWKAPAETVVIVPPPEPEPNAKRSWLTRLKTGLSKTSSGLTGIFIGAKIDEDLYEELETALLMSDAGVDATEYLLEALREKVRSERLTDSMQVKAALRSLLADLLRPLEKSLMLGRAQPLVMMIAGVNGAGKTTSIGKLAKHLQRFDQSVLLAAGDTFRAAAREQLTVWGQRNNVTVVSQESGDAAAVIFDAVGAARARKIDVMMADTAGRLPTQLHLMEELRKVKRVIAKAQPDAPHEVLLVIDANTGQNALAQVKSFDDALGLTGLIVTKLDGTAKGGILAAIARQRPIPVYFIGVGEKVEDLQPFSADEFADALLGS from the coding sequence CTGACGCAAGCCCCGCCTGCGAGCGCAATACCCCTTCCGGCGAGCCCCGCCGCAGCCACCACGCCAGAAGCCAAACCCTACTGGCAGGGCCGCACGGCATCGCAATGGAAGGCGCCGGCAGAAACCGTCGTGATCGTGCCGCCGCCGGAACCCGAACCGAACGCGAAGCGTTCGTGGCTCACGCGGCTGAAAACCGGGCTATCGAAGACCAGTTCGGGCCTGACGGGGATTTTCATCGGCGCAAAGATCGATGAGGATTTGTATGAGGAACTTGAAACAGCGCTGCTGATGTCGGATGCCGGTGTCGATGCCACCGAGTATCTGCTTGAAGCGCTGCGTGAAAAAGTACGCAGCGAACGGCTTACCGATTCGATGCAGGTCAAGGCCGCACTGCGCTCGCTGCTCGCAGACCTGCTGCGGCCACTCGAGAAGTCGCTGATGCTCGGTCGCGCCCAACCGCTCGTGATGATGATCGCTGGCGTGAACGGCGCGGGCAAGACCACGAGCATTGGCAAGCTGGCCAAGCATTTGCAGCGCTTCGACCAGTCCGTGCTGCTCGCCGCCGGCGACACCTTCCGTGCTGCCGCACGCGAACAGCTCACGGTATGGGGACAACGCAACAACGTGACGGTGGTATCGCAGGAAAGCGGCGATGCAGCCGCCGTGATCTTCGATGCGGTCGGCGCCGCGCGTGCCCGCAAGATCGACGTGATGATGGCCGACACAGCGGGCCGCCTGCCCACACAGCTTCATTTGATGGAAGAACTGCGCAAGGTGAAGCGCGTGATCGCAAAGGCGCAGCCCGACGCGCCGCACGAAGTGCTGCTGGTTATCGACGCAAACACGGGCCAGAACGCGCTCGCCCAAGTGAAGTCTTTCGACGATGCGCTGGGCTTGACGGGTTTGATCGTGACCAAGCTCGACGGTACGGCGAAGGGCGGTATTCTCGCGGCCATTGCGCGGCAGCGGCCGATCCCGGTGTACTTCATTGGCGTGGGCGAGAAAGTCGAGGACTTACAGCCGTTCAGCGCCGACGAATTCGCGGACGCGTTGCTCGGAAGTTAA
- the cyoB gene encoding cytochrome o ubiquinol oxidase subunit I, with translation MLGKLTLADIPFDQPIIMAAAAFMALIVVAVVVGLTWFKKWGYLWSEWLTSVDHKKIGVMYIVVAVLMLLRGFVDALMMRTQLALASNGPGFLPPEHYNQIFTAHGVIMIFFMAMAFMIGLMNIVVPLQIGARDVAFPFINSLSFWMTALAAILINISLVIGDFAQTGWLAYPPLSELQFSPGVGVDYYLWSLQLSGIGTLLTGVNFFVTIIKMRAPGMTLMKMPVFTWTSLCSNVLILATFPILTATLALLALDRYLGMHFFTNEAGGNAMLYLNLIWAWGHPEVYILVLPAFGIYSEVVATFAKKPLFGYKTMVYATCSIMVLSLLVWLHHFFTMGSGANVNAFFGIMTMIIAIPTGVKIFNWLFTIYKGRLELSSPVLWTIGFMITFTVGGMTGVLLAVPGADFVLHNSLFLIAHFHNAIIGGVVFGYLAGFTYWFPKAFGFKLNETLGKCAFWCWFVGFWTAFMPLYVLGFMGATRRMNHYDTPGWQPYMVVALIGALILLVGVVFQIAQVVVSVVKRNSPAYKDVTGDPWNGRTLEWSTSSPPPVYNFAVVPVVHELDAFAHMKERGRTRHAREDYRDIHMPRNTSAGLFVGLFSLAVGFALVWHIWWLAIAGLLGVVVTLILRSYNNDIDYTISAETVAGMDGSPTPTSARTLDLQEAL, from the coding sequence CTGTTGGGAAAATTAACGCTGGCGGACATACCGTTCGACCAGCCAATCATCATGGCCGCGGCGGCGTTCATGGCCCTCATTGTGGTGGCCGTGGTCGTCGGGCTGACGTGGTTCAAGAAGTGGGGCTATCTGTGGAGTGAATGGCTGACCTCAGTCGATCACAAGAAGATTGGCGTAATGTACATCGTGGTGGCGGTGTTAATGCTGCTGCGCGGTTTTGTAGACGCGCTCATGATGCGCACGCAACTCGCGCTCGCCTCTAACGGGCCAGGATTTTTGCCGCCCGAGCATTACAACCAGATCTTCACGGCGCACGGCGTCATCATGATTTTCTTCATGGCGATGGCGTTCATGATCGGCTTGATGAACATTGTCGTGCCGCTGCAAATTGGCGCACGCGATGTCGCGTTCCCGTTCATCAACTCGCTTAGCTTCTGGATGACAGCGCTTGCCGCCATCCTGATCAATATCTCGCTGGTGATCGGGGACTTTGCGCAAACCGGGTGGCTCGCGTATCCGCCGTTGTCGGAGCTGCAATTCAGTCCAGGGGTGGGCGTCGACTACTACTTGTGGAGTTTGCAGCTGTCCGGCATAGGAACGTTGCTCACTGGCGTCAACTTCTTCGTGACCATCATCAAGATGCGCGCACCGGGCATGACGCTCATGAAGATGCCGGTGTTCACGTGGACGTCGCTGTGCTCGAACGTGCTGATTCTCGCCACGTTCCCAATCCTGACCGCGACGCTCGCGTTGCTGGCGCTCGACCGCTACCTCGGCATGCATTTCTTCACGAACGAGGCCGGTGGCAACGCCATGCTGTATCTGAACCTGATTTGGGCCTGGGGACATCCGGAGGTGTACATCCTGGTGCTGCCGGCGTTCGGCATCTACTCGGAAGTCGTGGCTACGTTCGCGAAAAAGCCGTTGTTCGGCTACAAGACGATGGTCTACGCCACGTGCTCGATCATGGTGTTGTCGCTGCTCGTCTGGCTGCATCACTTCTTCACGATGGGGTCCGGCGCGAACGTGAATGCGTTCTTCGGGATCATGACCATGATCATTGCCATTCCGACCGGCGTGAAGATCTTCAACTGGCTATTCACCATCTATAAGGGGCGGCTGGAGTTGTCATCGCCGGTGTTGTGGACAATCGGCTTCATGATCACGTTCACCGTTGGCGGCATGACGGGCGTGTTGCTGGCCGTGCCGGGCGCTGACTTTGTGTTGCATAACAGCCTGTTCCTGATCGCTCACTTCCATAACGCGATTATCGGCGGCGTGGTGTTCGGGTATCTCGCCGGCTTCACGTACTGGTTCCCGAAGGCGTTCGGTTTCAAGCTGAACGAAACGCTTGGTAAGTGCGCATTCTGGTGCTGGTTCGTAGGCTTCTGGACTGCGTTCATGCCGCTGTACGTGCTCGGTTTCATGGGTGCGACGCGCCGCATGAATCATTACGACACGCCGGGATGGCAGCCGTACATGGTTGTCGCGTTGATCGGTGCGCTGATCCTCCTCGTCGGCGTGGTGTTCCAGATCGCTCAGGTGGTTGTCAGCGTCGTGAAACGGAATTCGCCTGCCTACAAAGACGTCACCGGCGACCCGTGGAATGGCCGCACACTCGAATGGTCGACCAGTTCGCCGCCGCCTGTCTATAACTTCGCGGTCGTGCCGGTGGTCCATGAACTCGACGCGTTCGCACACATGAAGGAACGCGGCCGCACGCGCCACGCACGCGAGGATTACCGCGACATCCACATGCCGCGCAACACGAGCGCTGGTCTGTTTGTTGGGTTGTTCAGCCTGGCTGTCGGTTTTGCGTTGGTCTGGCACATCTGGTGGCTGGCAATCGCGGGGCTTCTGGGCGTGGTCGTCACGCTGATCCTTCGTAGCTATAACAACGACATCGACTACACCATTTCCGCTGAAACCGTCGCCGGCATGGACGGCTCGCCGACGCCGACGTCAGCGCGGACGCTGGACCTGCAGGAGGCACTGTAA